From one Motacilla alba alba isolate MOTALB_02 chromosome 8, Motacilla_alba_V1.0_pri, whole genome shotgun sequence genomic stretch:
- the ATP6V1G3 gene encoding V-type proton ATPase subunit G 3: MTSQSQGIQQLLQAEKRAKDKLEEAKKRKGKRLKQAKEEATAEIDHYRLQREKEFRNKETNVMGSQGNLSAKIEEQTTEAIRNLTSSYHRNMESMMKKLLSTIFDINPEIHPNFRPAV, translated from the exons ATGACCAGCCAGTCTCAGGGAATCCAGCAGCTTTTGCAGGCAGAAAAACGTGCCAAGGACAAACTGGAGGAAGCCAAAAAAA GAAAGGGTAAAAGGCTGAAGCAGGCCAAGGAAGAAGCCACAGCTGAGATAGACCACTACAGACTACAGAGGGAGAAGGAATTtagaaacaaggaaacaaat GTAATGGGCTCCCAAGGTAACCTCTCTGCCAAAATAGAAGAGCAAACAACAGAAGCCATCCGAAACCTCACAAGCAGCTACCACAGGAACATGGAGAGCATGATGAAAAAGCTCTTGAGCACAATTTTTGACATCAACCCTGAAATTCACCCAAACTTCAGACCTGCAGTTTAA